One genomic region from Rattus norvegicus strain BN/NHsdMcwi chromosome 10, GRCr8, whole genome shotgun sequence encodes:
- the Tmub2 gene encoding transmembrane and ubiquitin-like domain-containing protein 2 isoform X1, with protein sequence MLTASEKSRKRSEPGQNPELPAPPLTPTERRVQRLPWRSQNIYPGFVSVDPVSSQAMELSDVTLIEGVGNEVMVVAGVVVLTLALVLAWLSTYVADSSNSQLLGTIVSAGDTSVLHLGHVDQLVNQGTPEPTEHPHPSGGSDDKAEETSDSGGDTTGEPGARGDMEPSLEHLLDIQGLPKRQAGLESSRPEASLGLDDSTCLSPSPSLINVRLKFLNDTEELAVARPEDTVGTLKSKYFPGQESQMKLIYQGRLLQDPARTLSSLNITNNCVIHCHRSPPGAAVSGPSTSLTPTTEQSSLGVNVGSLMVPVFVVLLGVVWYFRINYRQFFTAPATVSLVGVTVFFSFLVFGMYGR encoded by the exons ATGTTAACAGCTTCCGAGAAAAGCCGGAAGAGATCGGAGCCTGGACAGAATCCTGAATTGCCAGCCCCTCCCCTGACCCCTACGGAAAGACGAGTACAAAGACTGCCCTGGCGAAGTCAAAACATTTATCCTGGCTTTGTCAG CGTGGACCCGGTCAGCAGCCAAGCCATGGAGCTCTCTGATGTCACCCTCATTGAGGGTGTGGGTAacgaggtgatggtggtggcaggtGTGGTGGTGCTGACTCTAGCCTTGGTCCTAGCCTGGCTTTCTACCTATGTAGCAGACAGCAGTAACAGCCAGCTGCTGGGCACCATCGTGTCAGCAGGTGACACATCGGTTCTCCACCTGGGGCATGTGGACCAGCTGGTAAACCAAGGTACTCCAGAGCCGACTGAACACCCCCATCCATCAGGGGGCAGTGATGATAAAGCTGAAGAGACCAGTGACAGTGGGGGAGACACCACTGGAGAACCTGGAGCTAGGGGAGACATGGAGCCCAGTCTTGAGCATCTCCTTGACATCCAAGGCCTGCCTAAGCGACAAGCAGGCCTGGAGAGCAGTCGCCCGGAAGCTTCACTGGGATTAGATGATAGCACCTGCCTCTCTCCCAGCCCTAGCCTCATCAATGTTCGGCTCAAATTCCTCAATGACACTGAGGAGCTAGCTGTGGCCAGGCCAGAGGACACTGTGGGTACTCTAAAAAG CAAGTACTTCCCTGGACAAGAGAGCCAGATGAAATTGATCTACCAGGGTCGGCTGCTGCAGGACCCAGCACGCACGCTGAGTTCCCTGAACATTACCAACAACTGCGTGATTCACTGCCACCGCTCACCCCCAGGGGCAGCAGTTTCTGGCCCCTCAACCTCCTTGACCCCAACCACTGAGCAATCCAGCCTTGGTGTCAACGTGGGCAGCCTCATGGTGCCGGTGTTTGTGGTGCTCTTGGGTGTGGTCTGGTACTTCCGTATCAATTACCGCCAGTTCTTCACAGCACCTGCCACTGTCTCCTTGGTTGGAGTCACAGTCTTCTTCAGCTTCCTAGTATTTGGGATGTATGGAAGATAA
- the Tmub2 gene encoding transmembrane and ubiquitin-like domain-containing protein 2: MISRHLQNNLMSVDPVSSQAMELSDVTLIEGVGNEVMVVAGVVVLTLALVLAWLSTYVADSSNSQLLGTIVSAGDTSVLHLGHVDQLVNQGTPEPTEHPHPSGGSDDKAEETSDSGGDTTGEPGARGDMEPSLEHLLDIQGLPKRQAGLESSRPEASLGLDDSTCLSPSPSLINVRLKFLNDTEELAVARPEDTVGTLKSKYFPGQESQMKLIYQGRLLQDPARTLSSLNITNNCVIHCHRSPPGAAVSGPSTSLTPTTEQSSLGVNVGSLMVPVFVVLLGVVWYFRINYRQFFTAPATVSLVGVTVFFSFLVFGMYGR; encoded by the exons ATGATTTCACGTCATCTTCAAAACAACCTTATGAG CGTGGACCCGGTCAGCAGCCAAGCCATGGAGCTCTCTGATGTCACCCTCATTGAGGGTGTGGGTAacgaggtgatggtggtggcaggtGTGGTGGTGCTGACTCTAGCCTTGGTCCTAGCCTGGCTTTCTACCTATGTAGCAGACAGCAGTAACAGCCAGCTGCTGGGCACCATCGTGTCAGCAGGTGACACATCGGTTCTCCACCTGGGGCATGTGGACCAGCTGGTAAACCAAGGTACTCCAGAGCCGACTGAACACCCCCATCCATCAGGGGGCAGTGATGATAAAGCTGAAGAGACCAGTGACAGTGGGGGAGACACCACTGGAGAACCTGGAGCTAGGGGAGACATGGAGCCCAGTCTTGAGCATCTCCTTGACATCCAAGGCCTGCCTAAGCGACAAGCAGGCCTGGAGAGCAGTCGCCCGGAAGCTTCACTGGGATTAGATGATAGCACCTGCCTCTCTCCCAGCCCTAGCCTCATCAATGTTCGGCTCAAATTCCTCAATGACACTGAGGAGCTAGCTGTGGCCAGGCCAGAGGACACTGTGGGTACTCTAAAAAG CAAGTACTTCCCTGGACAAGAGAGCCAGATGAAATTGATCTACCAGGGTCGGCTGCTGCAGGACCCAGCACGCACGCTGAGTTCCCTGAACATTACCAACAACTGCGTGATTCACTGCCACCGCTCACCCCCAGGGGCAGCAGTTTCTGGCCCCTCAACCTCCTTGACCCCAACCACTGAGCAATCCAGCCTTGGTGTCAACGTGGGCAGCCTCATGGTGCCGGTGTTTGTGGTGCTCTTGGGTGTGGTCTGGTACTTCCGTATCAATTACCGCCAGTTCTTCACAGCACCTGCCACTGTCTCCTTGGTTGGAGTCACAGTCTTCTTCAGCTTCCTAGTATTTGGGATGTATGGAAGATAA
- the Atxn7l3 gene encoding ataxin-7-like protein 3 isoform X1, giving the protein MKMEEMSLSGLDNSKLEAIAQEIYADLVEDSCLGFCFEVHRAVKCGYFFLDDTDPDSMKDFEIVDQPGLDIFGQVFNQWKSKECVCPNCSRSIAASRFAPHLEKCLGMGRNSSRIANRRIANSNNMNKSESDQEDNDDINDNDWSYGSEKKAKKRKSDKLWYLPFQNPNSPRRSKSLKHKNGFSVCTSASNTLPLLFSSSGELSNSDPFKYSNSTGISYETLGPEELRSLLTTQCGVISEHTKKMCTRSLRCPQHTDEQRRTVRIYFLGPSAVLPEVESSLDNDGFDMTDSQALLSRLQWDGSSDLSPSDSGSSKTSENQGWGLGTNSSESRKTKKKKSHLSLVGTASGLGSNKKKKPKPPAPPAPSIYEDIN; this is encoded by the exons ATGAAAATGGAGGAAATGTCTTTGTCTGGCCTGGATAACAGCAAACTAGAG GCCATCGCTCAGGAGATATATGCTGACCTGGTCGAGGATTCTTGTTTGGGATTCTGCTTTGAAGTACACCGGGCTGTCAAGTGTGGCTACTTCTTCCTGGATGATACAGATCCTGATAGCATGAAGGATTTTG AGATCGTGGACCAGCCTGGGTTGGACATCTTTGGACAGGTTTTCAACCAGTGGAAGAGCAAGGAGTGCGTTTGCCCCAACTGCAGCCGCAGTATTGCTGCCTCCCGCTTTGCCCCCCACCTGGAGAAGTGCCTGGGAATGGGCCGCAACAGCAGCCGGATCGCCAACCGTCG GATTGCCAATAGCAACAATATGAACAAGTCTGAGAGTGACCAAGAAGACAACGATGACATCAATGACAATGACTGGTCCTATGGCTCAGAGAAGAAAG CCAAGAAGAGAAAATCAGACAAG CTATGGTATCTCCCATTCCAGAACCCTAATTCCCCTCGAAGATCCAAGTCTCTAAAACACAAAAATG GGTTCTCTGTCTGTACCTCTGCATCAAacacccttccccttcttttttcttcttcagggGAACTTAGCAACTCCGATCCTTTTAAG TATAGCAACTCAACTGGGATCAGCTATGAGACCCTGGGGCCAGAAGAGCTGCGGAGCCTGCTCACCACA CAATGTGGAGTAATTTCTGAACATACCAAGAAGATGTGCACAAG GTCACTACGCTGCCCGCAGCACACGGATGAGCAGAGGCGAACCGTGCGGATTTATTTCCTTGGGCCCTCGGC CGTTCTTCCAGAGGTAGAGAGCTCCTTGGACAATGATGGCTTTGACATGACTGACAGCCAGGCCCTCCTCAGCCGGCTTCAGTGGGACGGTTCTTCTGATCTCTCACCGTCTGATTCAGGCTCCTCCAAGACTAGTGAAAATCAGGGATGGGGTTTAG GTACCAACAGCTCTGAATCACGgaaaaccaagaaaaagaaatcccaTCTGAGCTTGGTAGGGACTGCCTCTGGCCTGGGCtccaacaagaagaaaaagccaaagccACCGGCTCCCCCAGCGCCCAGCATCTATGAGGACATCAACTGA
- the Atxn7l3 gene encoding ataxin-7-like protein 3 isoform X4 yields the protein MKMEEMSLSGLDNSKLEAIAQEIYADLVEDSCLGFCFEVHRAVKCGYFFLDDTDPDSMKDFEIVDQPGLDIFGQVFNQWKSKECVCPNCSRSIAASRFAPHLEKCLGMGRNSSRIANRRIANSNNMNKSESDQEDNDDINDNDWSYGSEKKAKKRKSDKNPNSPRRSKSLKHKNGELSNSDPFKYSNSTGISYETLGPEELRSLLTTQCGVISEHTKKMCTRSLRCPQHTDEQRRTVRIYFLGPSAVLPEVESSLDNDGFDMTDSQALLSRLQWDGSSDLSPSDSGSSKTSENQGWGLGTNSSESRKTKKKKSHLSLVGTASGLGSNKKKKPKPPAPPAPSIYEDIN from the exons ATGAAAATGGAGGAAATGTCTTTGTCTGGCCTGGATAACAGCAAACTAGAG GCCATCGCTCAGGAGATATATGCTGACCTGGTCGAGGATTCTTGTTTGGGATTCTGCTTTGAAGTACACCGGGCTGTCAAGTGTGGCTACTTCTTCCTGGATGATACAGATCCTGATAGCATGAAGGATTTTG AGATCGTGGACCAGCCTGGGTTGGACATCTTTGGACAGGTTTTCAACCAGTGGAAGAGCAAGGAGTGCGTTTGCCCCAACTGCAGCCGCAGTATTGCTGCCTCCCGCTTTGCCCCCCACCTGGAGAAGTGCCTGGGAATGGGCCGCAACAGCAGCCGGATCGCCAACCGTCG GATTGCCAATAGCAACAATATGAACAAGTCTGAGAGTGACCAAGAAGACAACGATGACATCAATGACAATGACTGGTCCTATGGCTCAGAGAAGAAAG CCAAGAAGAGAAAATCAGACAAG AACCCTAATTCCCCTCGAAGATCCAAGTCTCTAAAACACAAAAATG ggGAACTTAGCAACTCCGATCCTTTTAAG TATAGCAACTCAACTGGGATCAGCTATGAGACCCTGGGGCCAGAAGAGCTGCGGAGCCTGCTCACCACA CAATGTGGAGTAATTTCTGAACATACCAAGAAGATGTGCACAAG GTCACTACGCTGCCCGCAGCACACGGATGAGCAGAGGCGAACCGTGCGGATTTATTTCCTTGGGCCCTCGGC CGTTCTTCCAGAGGTAGAGAGCTCCTTGGACAATGATGGCTTTGACATGACTGACAGCCAGGCCCTCCTCAGCCGGCTTCAGTGGGACGGTTCTTCTGATCTCTCACCGTCTGATTCAGGCTCCTCCAAGACTAGTGAAAATCAGGGATGGGGTTTAG GTACCAACAGCTCTGAATCACGgaaaaccaagaaaaagaaatcccaTCTGAGCTTGGTAGGGACTGCCTCTGGCCTGGGCtccaacaagaagaaaaagccaaagccACCGGCTCCCCCAGCGCCCAGCATCTATGAGGACATCAACTGA
- the Atxn7l3 gene encoding ataxin-7-like protein 3 isoform X5: MGRNSSRIANRRIANSNNMNKSESDQEDNDDINDNDWSYGSEKKAKKRKSDKLWYLPFQNPNSPRRSKSLKHKNGFSVCTSASNTLPLLFSSSGELSNSDPFKYSNSTGISYETLGPEELRSLLTTQCGVISEHTKKMCTRSLRCPQHTDEQRRTVRIYFLGPSAVLPEVESSLDNDGFDMTDSQALLSRLQWDGSSDLSPSDSGSSKTSENQGWGLGTNSSESRKTKKKKSHLSLVGTASGLGSNKKKKPKPPAPPAPSIYEDIN; this comes from the exons ATGGGCCGCAACAGCAGCCGGATCGCCAACCGTCG GATTGCCAATAGCAACAATATGAACAAGTCTGAGAGTGACCAAGAAGACAACGATGACATCAATGACAATGACTGGTCCTATGGCTCAGAGAAGAAAG CCAAGAAGAGAAAATCAGACAAG CTATGGTATCTCCCATTCCAGAACCCTAATTCCCCTCGAAGATCCAAGTCTCTAAAACACAAAAATG GGTTCTCTGTCTGTACCTCTGCATCAAacacccttccccttcttttttcttcttcagggGAACTTAGCAACTCCGATCCTTTTAAG TATAGCAACTCAACTGGGATCAGCTATGAGACCCTGGGGCCAGAAGAGCTGCGGAGCCTGCTCACCACA CAATGTGGAGTAATTTCTGAACATACCAAGAAGATGTGCACAAG GTCACTACGCTGCCCGCAGCACACGGATGAGCAGAGGCGAACCGTGCGGATTTATTTCCTTGGGCCCTCGGC CGTTCTTCCAGAGGTAGAGAGCTCCTTGGACAATGATGGCTTTGACATGACTGACAGCCAGGCCCTCCTCAGCCGGCTTCAGTGGGACGGTTCTTCTGATCTCTCACCGTCTGATTCAGGCTCCTCCAAGACTAGTGAAAATCAGGGATGGGGTTTAG GTACCAACAGCTCTGAATCACGgaaaaccaagaaaaagaaatcccaTCTGAGCTTGGTAGGGACTGCCTCTGGCCTGGGCtccaacaagaagaaaaagccaaagccACCGGCTCCCCCAGCGCCCAGCATCTATGAGGACATCAACTGA
- the Atxn7l3 gene encoding ataxin-7-like protein 3 isoform X2, with protein MKMEEMSLSGLDNSKLEAIAQEIYADLVEDSCLGFCFEVHRAVKCGYFFLDDTDPDSMKDFEIVDQPGLDIFGQVFNQWKSKECVCPNCSRSIAASRFAPHLEKCLGMGRNSSRIANRRIANSNNMNKSESDQEDNDDINDNDWSYGSEKKAKKRKSDKNPNSPRRSKSLKHKNGFSVCTSASNTLPLLFSSSGELSNSDPFKYSNSTGISYETLGPEELRSLLTTQCGVISEHTKKMCTRSLRCPQHTDEQRRTVRIYFLGPSAVLPEVESSLDNDGFDMTDSQALLSRLQWDGSSDLSPSDSGSSKTSENQGWGLGTNSSESRKTKKKKSHLSLVGTASGLGSNKKKKPKPPAPPAPSIYEDIN; from the exons ATGAAAATGGAGGAAATGTCTTTGTCTGGCCTGGATAACAGCAAACTAGAG GCCATCGCTCAGGAGATATATGCTGACCTGGTCGAGGATTCTTGTTTGGGATTCTGCTTTGAAGTACACCGGGCTGTCAAGTGTGGCTACTTCTTCCTGGATGATACAGATCCTGATAGCATGAAGGATTTTG AGATCGTGGACCAGCCTGGGTTGGACATCTTTGGACAGGTTTTCAACCAGTGGAAGAGCAAGGAGTGCGTTTGCCCCAACTGCAGCCGCAGTATTGCTGCCTCCCGCTTTGCCCCCCACCTGGAGAAGTGCCTGGGAATGGGCCGCAACAGCAGCCGGATCGCCAACCGTCG GATTGCCAATAGCAACAATATGAACAAGTCTGAGAGTGACCAAGAAGACAACGATGACATCAATGACAATGACTGGTCCTATGGCTCAGAGAAGAAAG CCAAGAAGAGAAAATCAGACAAG AACCCTAATTCCCCTCGAAGATCCAAGTCTCTAAAACACAAAAATG GGTTCTCTGTCTGTACCTCTGCATCAAacacccttccccttcttttttcttcttcagggGAACTTAGCAACTCCGATCCTTTTAAG TATAGCAACTCAACTGGGATCAGCTATGAGACCCTGGGGCCAGAAGAGCTGCGGAGCCTGCTCACCACA CAATGTGGAGTAATTTCTGAACATACCAAGAAGATGTGCACAAG GTCACTACGCTGCCCGCAGCACACGGATGAGCAGAGGCGAACCGTGCGGATTTATTTCCTTGGGCCCTCGGC CGTTCTTCCAGAGGTAGAGAGCTCCTTGGACAATGATGGCTTTGACATGACTGACAGCCAGGCCCTCCTCAGCCGGCTTCAGTGGGACGGTTCTTCTGATCTCTCACCGTCTGATTCAGGCTCCTCCAAGACTAGTGAAAATCAGGGATGGGGTTTAG GTACCAACAGCTCTGAATCACGgaaaaccaagaaaaagaaatcccaTCTGAGCTTGGTAGGGACTGCCTCTGGCCTGGGCtccaacaagaagaaaaagccaaagccACCGGCTCCCCCAGCGCCCAGCATCTATGAGGACATCAACTGA
- the Atxn7l3 gene encoding ataxin-7-like protein 3 isoform X3, with the protein MKMEEMSLSGLDNSKLEAIAQEIYADLVEDSCLGFCFEVHRAVKCGYFFLDDTDPDSMKDFEIVDQPGLDIFGQVFNQWKSKECVCPNCSRSIAASRFAPHLEKCLGMGRNSSRIANRRIANSNNMNKSESDQEDNDDINDNDWSYGSEKKAKKRKSDKLWYLPFQNPNSPRRSKSLKHKNGELSNSDPFKYSNSTGISYETLGPEELRSLLTTQCGVISEHTKKMCTRSLRCPQHTDEQRRTVRIYFLGPSAVLPEVESSLDNDGFDMTDSQALLSRLQWDGSSDLSPSDSGSSKTSENQGWGLGTNSSESRKTKKKKSHLSLVGTASGLGSNKKKKPKPPAPPAPSIYEDIN; encoded by the exons ATGAAAATGGAGGAAATGTCTTTGTCTGGCCTGGATAACAGCAAACTAGAG GCCATCGCTCAGGAGATATATGCTGACCTGGTCGAGGATTCTTGTTTGGGATTCTGCTTTGAAGTACACCGGGCTGTCAAGTGTGGCTACTTCTTCCTGGATGATACAGATCCTGATAGCATGAAGGATTTTG AGATCGTGGACCAGCCTGGGTTGGACATCTTTGGACAGGTTTTCAACCAGTGGAAGAGCAAGGAGTGCGTTTGCCCCAACTGCAGCCGCAGTATTGCTGCCTCCCGCTTTGCCCCCCACCTGGAGAAGTGCCTGGGAATGGGCCGCAACAGCAGCCGGATCGCCAACCGTCG GATTGCCAATAGCAACAATATGAACAAGTCTGAGAGTGACCAAGAAGACAACGATGACATCAATGACAATGACTGGTCCTATGGCTCAGAGAAGAAAG CCAAGAAGAGAAAATCAGACAAG CTATGGTATCTCCCATTCCAGAACCCTAATTCCCCTCGAAGATCCAAGTCTCTAAAACACAAAAATG ggGAACTTAGCAACTCCGATCCTTTTAAG TATAGCAACTCAACTGGGATCAGCTATGAGACCCTGGGGCCAGAAGAGCTGCGGAGCCTGCTCACCACA CAATGTGGAGTAATTTCTGAACATACCAAGAAGATGTGCACAAG GTCACTACGCTGCCCGCAGCACACGGATGAGCAGAGGCGAACCGTGCGGATTTATTTCCTTGGGCCCTCGGC CGTTCTTCCAGAGGTAGAGAGCTCCTTGGACAATGATGGCTTTGACATGACTGACAGCCAGGCCCTCCTCAGCCGGCTTCAGTGGGACGGTTCTTCTGATCTCTCACCGTCTGATTCAGGCTCCTCCAAGACTAGTGAAAATCAGGGATGGGGTTTAG GTACCAACAGCTCTGAATCACGgaaaaccaagaaaaagaaatcccaTCTGAGCTTGGTAGGGACTGCCTCTGGCCTGGGCtccaacaagaagaaaaagccaaagccACCGGCTCCCCCAGCGCCCAGCATCTATGAGGACATCAACTGA